The Arthrobacter sp. OAP107 DNA segment CGAGGCTACCGGGCCCTGCGGAGCACCGACTCCGCGTGCCGCAGGATGGGGCCATCGATCATCCGGCCCTGGTATTGGAACACGCCGGTCCCGGCTTCCTTTGCCGCCTCCAGCAGGTGCGTGGCCGCGGCAATGTCCTCGCCCGAGGGCGCATAGGCGGCCCGAACGGCGGCCACCTGGCTGGGGTGGATGCAGGCTTTGGAGCCGAACCCGGACGCGGCGGCATCCCGGGCCTCCGCCGCGAGCCCGTCAAGGTCCGGAATGTTCACGTAGACGGCATCGACGGCCTGCTTGCCGGCGGCACCGGCTGCCAGCAGCACGGAGGAGCGGGCGTGCAGTGCAACGGCGCGGTAGCCGCCGTCGTCGTTCCTGCTGGACGTGCCGCCGAGGGAGGCGAGCAGGTCTTCCGCCCCCCACATCATGGCCACCACGTTCGGTTCAGCGGCAATGGCGGGTGCGTGGACCACGCCCGCGGCCGTCTCGCACAGGGCAATCACGTGGAAGTCCGGCAAAGCCCGGAGGTGGCTGGCACTCTCCGCTTTGGCGAGCATGACGGTGCGGTAGGGCGTGTGGGCCAGGCAGTGCAGGTCCTTCTCGAAGTCCTCCGTGCCGGCCGGGTTGATCCTGATGATGGTCCGGCTGGGGTCGAGTTCCGGGCCCTCGCCGGAGCCGCCGAGCTGGGCCAGGATGGCGCCCCGTGCCCGCTGCTTGTCCGGCGCGGCCACGGCATCCTCGAGGTCCAGGATGACGGCGTCGGCACGCTCGGCGGCCTTTTGGAAGCGTTCGGGACGGTCGGCAGGGCAGAAAAGCAGGGCGGGGCCCATCACAAAAGTCATAGCTCCATTGTCCGATTATTTGCCCCGCTGCGCCTCTATATGCGCCTCGCGCGTCCACATCAGGCAGCTCCGTGTGGCCAGTGCAACCACGGTTCCGTCCTGGTTGCGGCCGGTGTGCTGCATGGTGACCACGCCCTGCCCGGGCCGTGACCCGGAACGCCGTTTGCCGGTGATGACGGTCTCCGTATACAGCGTGTCGCCGTGGTAGAGCGGGTGCGGGAAGGAGACGTCGGTAAGCCCCAGCTGCGCAATGATGGTCCCCTGCGTCAGCTGGCCGACGGACTGCCCCACCACCGTGGCCAGCGTGAACATGGAGTTGACCAGCCGCTGGCCGAAGGGCTGCCCCGCACTCCAGGCCGCGTCCAGGTGCAGCCCCTGCGTGTTCATGGTCATGGTGGTGAACAGCACGTTGTCTGTCTCCGTGACGGTGCGCCCGGGCCGGTGGGCGTAGACGACGTCTTCCTCGAGTTCCTCGAAGTAGAGTCCGCGCTGCTCGACGACGCGGGCGCCGCCACTGGTGGAGTCCGCCGAAACCCCGGCAGCACTCTGTTCAGGC contains these protein-coding regions:
- a CDS encoding CoA ester lyase, translating into MTFVMGPALLFCPADRPERFQKAAERADAVILDLEDAVAAPDKQRARGAILAQLGGSGEGPELDPSRTIIRINPAGTEDFEKDLHCLAHTPYRTVMLAKAESASHLRALPDFHVIALCETAAGVVHAPAIAAEPNVVAMMWGAEDLLASLGGTSSRNDDGGYRAVALHARSSVLLAAGAAGKQAVDAVYVNIPDLDGLAAEARDAAASGFGSKACIHPSQVAAVRAAYAPSGEDIAAATHLLEAAKEAGTGVFQYQGRMIDGPILRHAESVLRRAR
- a CDS encoding MaoC family dehydratase, with amino-acid sequence MTPKPEQSAAGVSADSTSGGARVVEQRGLYFEELEEDVVYAHRPGRTVTETDNVLFTTMTMNTQGLHLDAAWSAGQPFGQRLVNSMFTLATVVGQSVGQLTQGTIIAQLGLTDVSFPHPLYHGDTLYTETVITGKRRSGSRPGQGVVTMQHTGRNQDGTVVALATRSCLMWTREAHIEAQRGK